A single Xylanimonas cellulosilytica DSM 15894 DNA region contains:
- a CDS encoding FHA domain-containing protein, whose protein sequence is MTDPRYLPQPHPADATATLGRVGAPVEEQFPRLPLTAEDAAAVGALPRHSALLVVQRGAGVGERFLLDTDRAVAGRSETAEIFLDDVTVSRKHAEFVREGDRFVVRDIGSLNGTYVNRQRIDSAVLTTGDEVQIGKFRMSFQASPQAPRETTAPGS, encoded by the coding sequence ATGACGGATCCCCGCTACCTGCCGCAGCCTCACCCTGCCGACGCCACGGCGACGCTCGGGCGAGTCGGCGCACCGGTGGAGGAGCAGTTCCCGCGCCTGCCGCTGACGGCGGAGGACGCGGCCGCGGTCGGCGCGCTGCCCCGCCACTCCGCACTCCTGGTCGTCCAGCGCGGCGCCGGCGTGGGGGAGAGGTTCCTCCTCGACACCGACCGCGCCGTCGCCGGACGCTCCGAGACGGCAGAGATCTTCCTCGACGACGTGACCGTCTCGCGCAAGCACGCCGAGTTCGTCCGCGAGGGCGACCGGTTCGTGGTGCGTGACATCGGCTCGCTGAACGGCACGTACGTCAACCGCCAGCGCATCGACTCCGCCGTGCTCACCACGGGCGACGAGGTGCAGATCGGCAAGTTCCGCATGTCGTTCCAGGCGAGCCCGCAGGCGCCGCGGGAGACGACGGCGCCCGGATCGTGA
- a CDS encoding MerR family transcriptional regulator: MTPRGRADAAARTGDDARHDHARPDDAPVNDVEPWPRGISRQATMRISDVLAALGPDFGSISHSKLRFLEEQGLIHPVRTPAGYRQYSPADVERLRFVLTEQRDSYLPLRVIKERLAAMDAGEPAPGPAPRLAGGTDVPVDPSRRVWTTTSVAEATGVDRTFVDALVHAGLLHPGPGDRLDAAAPDVVRLAAQLAEHGLEPRHLRPLRASADRHVTLVDQLVAPRRRQQTPSAQAQAATLAGEVGELLTRLHTTWVRRGVDELG; the protein is encoded by the coding sequence GTGACACCGCGCGGCCGCGCCGACGCCGCGGCGCGGACCGGTGACGACGCGAGACACGACCACGCACGGCCCGACGACGCACCGGTCAACGACGTCGAACCGTGGCCGCGGGGCATCTCCCGGCAGGCGACGATGCGCATCTCCGACGTCCTGGCGGCCCTCGGCCCCGACTTCGGCAGCATCAGCCACTCCAAGCTGCGCTTCCTCGAGGAGCAGGGCCTCATCCACCCCGTGCGCACCCCCGCCGGGTACCGGCAGTACAGCCCCGCCGACGTCGAACGCCTGCGCTTCGTGCTCACCGAGCAGCGCGACTCGTACCTGCCCCTGAGGGTCATCAAGGAACGCCTCGCCGCGATGGACGCCGGGGAGCCCGCCCCCGGGCCCGCCCCACGACTCGCCGGTGGCACCGACGTTCCCGTCGACCCGTCCCGCCGCGTCTGGACCACGACGTCGGTCGCGGAGGCCACCGGCGTCGACCGCACGTTCGTCGATGCGCTCGTCCACGCCGGACTGCTGCACCCGGGCCCCGGCGACCGCCTCGATGCGGCCGCGCCCGACGTCGTGCGCCTCGCCGCCCAGCTCGCCGAGCACGGCCTCGAACCCCGCCACCTGCGACCGCTGCGCGCCTCGGCCGACCGGCACGTCACCCTCGTCGACCAGCTCGTCGCACCCCGGCGCCGCCAGCAGACACCGTCCGCGCAGGCACAGGCCGCCACCCTCGCCGGCGAGGTGGGCGAGCTCCTGACCCGCCTGCACACCACCTGGGTACGACGCGGCGTCGACGAGCTCGGCTGA
- a CDS encoding bifunctional nuclease family protein produces the protein MGEGPFDEPSVPGDVPMVPVEVLGVRQQQQRDSGAEGEIVVLLLDAAAELAVPIVIGPREASAIAMAQAGLITPRPMTHDLMRDVLGAVGVQLERAEIVALDGGIFFAELVLSNGARVDSRASDAIALAVRTGSPVLCSAEVVASAGIEIVDLTQQREVEKFRDFLEHVEPEDFFGPGSGRREP, from the coding sequence ATGGGTGAAGGACCATTCGACGAGCCGTCCGTCCCCGGCGACGTGCCGATGGTGCCGGTCGAGGTCCTCGGCGTGCGTCAGCAGCAGCAGCGCGACAGCGGTGCCGAAGGAGAGATCGTCGTCCTTCTGCTCGACGCCGCCGCCGAGCTCGCCGTCCCCATCGTCATCGGCCCCCGTGAGGCCTCCGCCATCGCGATGGCGCAGGCCGGTCTGATCACCCCGCGCCCCATGACCCACGACCTCATGCGCGACGTGCTGGGCGCCGTCGGCGTCCAGCTCGAGCGCGCCGAGATCGTCGCACTGGACGGCGGCATCTTCTTCGCCGAGCTGGTGCTGTCGAACGGGGCACGCGTCGACTCGCGCGCCTCCGACGCCATCGCGCTCGCCGTCCGCACCGGCTCACCCGTGCTCTGCTCGGCCGAGGTCGTCGCCTCCGCCGGCATCGAGATCGTCGACCTCACCCAGCAGCGCGAGGTCGAGAAGTTCCGCGACTTCCTCGAGCACGTCGAGCCCGAGGACTTCTTCGGACCCGGCAGCGGACGCCGCGAGCCATGA
- a CDS encoding MerR family transcriptional regulator, protein MNSNGEASAPVGTPAAVVRGAQGLLFGESLTEQDSATGYRGPTACRVAGITYRQLDYWARTGLVEPSIRPATGSGTHRLYSFRDILVLKIVKRLLNTGVSLQQIRTAVTHLRERGVDDLAQITLMSDGASVYECMSADEVVDLVQGGQGVFGIAVGRVWREIEGTLAQMPTESLTDDEVVGPHDGDELAARRAKRQAV, encoded by the coding sequence GTGAACAGCAACGGCGAGGCCAGCGCCCCGGTCGGCACCCCCGCCGCCGTTGTGCGCGGTGCTCAAGGGCTGCTCTTCGGCGAGAGCCTGACCGAGCAGGACTCCGCCACCGGCTACCGCGGGCCCACCGCGTGCCGCGTCGCGGGCATCACCTACCGCCAGCTCGACTACTGGGCGCGCACCGGACTCGTGGAGCCGTCGATCCGCCCCGCGACCGGCTCCGGCACCCACCGCCTCTACTCCTTCCGCGACATCCTCGTGCTCAAGATCGTCAAGCGGCTGCTGAACACCGGCGTCTCGCTGCAGCAGATCCGCACCGCCGTGACGCACCTGCGCGAACGGGGCGTCGACGACCTCGCCCAGATCACCCTCATGAGCGACGGCGCCTCCGTGTACGAGTGCATGTCAGCCGACGAGGTCGTCGACCTCGTCCAGGGCGGCCAGGGCGTCTTCGGCATCGCCGTCGGACGCGTGTGGCGGGAGATCGAAGGCACCCTCGCCCAGATGCCCACCGAGTCGCTCACCGACGACGAGGTCGTCGGCCCCCACGACGGCGACGAGCTCGCCGCCCGACGCGCCAAGCGGCAGGCGGTCTGA
- a CDS encoding MBL fold metallo-hydrolase, producing MRLTFHGHACVRLDNDDTILTLDPGAYSQAASALTGATAVLVTHDHQDHVDVAAVVAAMRADPVLPVYASGPAAQTLVDGGAPADRVHAVRPGQELTVGAARVVVGGGDHALIHPRIPQAVNVTYRVEFGGRSVYHPGDSFDLPAGPVDVLLTPVSGPWMKLGEAIDYAAAAEAPVLVPIHDALLTEIGHGMTQRQLSAPALVGERSYRRLRPGESLDV from the coding sequence GTGAGACTCACCTTCCACGGGCACGCCTGCGTGCGGCTCGACAACGACGACACCATCCTCACCCTGGACCCCGGTGCGTACTCGCAGGCCGCGAGCGCCCTGACGGGGGCCACCGCCGTGCTGGTCACGCACGACCATCAGGACCACGTCGATGTCGCGGCGGTCGTCGCGGCGATGCGGGCGGACCCGGTGCTGCCGGTCTACGCGAGCGGGCCGGCCGCGCAGACCCTCGTGGACGGCGGTGCCCCGGCCGACCGGGTGCACGCCGTCAGGCCGGGGCAGGAGCTGACGGTGGGCGCGGCGCGCGTCGTCGTCGGGGGCGGGGACCACGCCCTGATCCACCCGAGGATCCCGCAGGCCGTCAATGTGACGTACCGGGTGGAGTTCGGCGGCCGGTCGGTGTACCACCCGGGTGACTCGTTCGACCTTCCGGCCGGGCCGGTGGACGTGCTCCTGACGCCGGTGTCGGGCCCGTGGATGAAGCTCGGGGAGGCGATCGACTATGCGGCCGCGGCGGAGGCACCGGTGCTGGTGCCGATCCACGACGCCCTGCTCACCGAGATCGGGCACGGCATGACGCAGCGCCAGCTGTCGGCTCCGGCGCTGGTGGGGGAGCGCTCGTACAGGCGGCTGCGGCCGGGCGAGTCGCTCGACGTCTGA
- a CDS encoding phospholipase D-like domain-containing protein — MPRVTDLSSRIPRLSVTLPVGIGWARVRRTAARVGLVAAAVPVVTGLALMAAERLRRHRHPLDAPFPTAPPAHNTVGATTTTVYTFGDDLYAAMLDAIDHAEQHIFFETYIWKGDDVGRRFREALERAAARGVEVYVAYDAFANLVVRRSFFDLSARIHVLRFPWVRPGALVSPVRASGRDHRKLLVVDDEIGFVGGYNIGSHYARHWRDTHLRLVGPAVWELRNAFVDFWNRWRTPDLPMLKDVGSTAWLPQLRAARNSPSDLVFPIRNVYLDAIDRATSHVQITQAYFIPDREILAALLAAARRGVDVRVLVPERSNHVVADWLARGHYATLLRGGVRIFLYTDAMIHAKTATIDGRWSTVGTANIDRLSLTGNYELNIEIVDADVATTLERIFAMDLTNARELTSEEWEARPTLNKVGERLVSPLGPLL; from the coding sequence GTGCCCCGCGTCACCGACCTGAGCTCCCGAATCCCCCGCCTCTCGGTCACCCTTCCGGTAGGGATCGGCTGGGCGCGCGTGCGCCGCACCGCCGCCCGGGTCGGGCTGGTCGCCGCCGCCGTGCCCGTCGTCACCGGCCTCGCGCTCATGGCCGCCGAACGGTTGCGGCGCCACCGCCACCCGCTCGACGCCCCGTTCCCGACCGCCCCGCCCGCGCACAACACCGTCGGGGCCACCACCACCACGGTCTACACGTTCGGCGACGACCTGTACGCGGCGATGCTCGACGCCATCGACCACGCCGAGCAGCACATCTTCTTCGAGACGTACATCTGGAAGGGCGACGACGTCGGACGCCGGTTCCGGGAGGCGCTCGAACGGGCCGCCGCCCGGGGCGTCGAGGTGTACGTCGCCTACGACGCGTTCGCCAACCTCGTCGTGCGGCGGTCGTTCTTCGACCTCTCGGCACGCATCCACGTGCTGCGCTTCCCGTGGGTACGCCCGGGCGCGCTCGTGTCCCCGGTGCGCGCCTCGGGTCGTGACCACCGCAAGCTCCTCGTCGTCGACGACGAGATCGGGTTCGTGGGCGGCTACAACATCGGCTCGCACTACGCGCGGCACTGGCGGGACACCCACCTGCGGCTGGTGGGGCCCGCGGTGTGGGAGCTGCGCAACGCGTTCGTCGACTTCTGGAACCGGTGGCGCACCCCCGACCTGCCCATGCTCAAGGACGTGGGGTCCACCGCATGGCTGCCGCAGCTGCGCGCCGCCCGCAACTCCCCCAGCGACCTCGTCTTCCCGATCCGCAACGTGTACCTCGACGCGATCGACCGGGCCACGAGCCACGTCCAGATCACCCAGGCGTACTTCATCCCCGACCGGGAGATCCTGGCCGCCCTGCTGGCAGCCGCCCGCCGCGGCGTCGACGTGCGCGTGCTGGTACCCGAGCGGTCCAACCACGTCGTGGCCGACTGGCTCGCCCGCGGGCACTACGCGACCCTGCTGCGCGGCGGGGTGCGGATCTTCCTGTACACGGACGCGATGATCCACGCCAAGACCGCCACCATCGACGGGCGATGGTCCACGGTCGGCACCGCCAACATCGACCGCCTGTCCCTGACCGGCAACTACGAGCTCAACATCGAGATCGTCGACGCGGACGTCGCCACCACCCTCGAGCGCATCTTCGCCATGGACCTGACCAACGCCCGCGAGCTCACCAGCGAGGAGTGGGAGGCACGCCCGACGCTGAACAAGGTGGGCGAACGCCTGGTCTCCCCGCTGGGTCCCCTGCTGTAG
- a CDS encoding tyrosine-type recombinase/integrase: MVAPPRLTLLTVGDAVDRYLASVRKDAVRGVLSPATARSYTRDVTELASLLGPLRVLDDVTGDDVDDALVRYQGSPDARFTDPDRKRGPGRSVATVNRFRQSATRFFSHAARECWVQADPMLWAAPPARVRGGLRVARTALTSAAAQALLETSADTTPPARSRHDQDLALRDRLVVALLLVLGPRVSELAGADVEDLAREPGQTRWRIVGKGGVVRTVALSEPLAATLDEYVTGLRPRLAALRPDDDDAQRALLLTWRGRRVDTQAIRGLLARAVGRMPAPYRRPATPHALRHTTATLLVAQGWDVKVVAELLGHASIATTGVYLDRIEGELAAAIRAHPLTATLDTALTAGAGREPAGPRR; the protein is encoded by the coding sequence TTGGTCGCCCCGCCCCGCCTCACACTCCTGACCGTCGGTGACGCCGTCGACCGTTATCTCGCCTCCGTGCGCAAGGATGCCGTGCGCGGGGTCCTCTCCCCCGCCACCGCGCGGTCCTACACCCGGGACGTCACCGAGCTCGCGTCCCTGCTCGGCCCGCTGCGGGTGCTCGACGACGTCACGGGCGACGACGTCGACGACGCCCTCGTGCGCTATCAGGGCAGCCCTGACGCCCGCTTCACAGACCCCGACCGCAAGCGGGGCCCCGGGCGCTCGGTCGCGACCGTCAACCGGTTCCGGCAGTCAGCCACCCGCTTCTTCTCGCACGCCGCACGGGAGTGCTGGGTGCAGGCCGACCCGATGCTCTGGGCGGCGCCCCCGGCCCGGGTGCGCGGCGGCCTCCGGGTGGCCCGCACCGCGCTGACCTCGGCGGCCGCGCAGGCGCTCCTCGAGACGTCCGCGGACACCACTCCTCCGGCGAGGTCCCGCCATGACCAGGACCTCGCCCTGCGCGACCGCCTCGTCGTCGCGCTCCTGCTGGTGCTCGGCCCGCGCGTCTCGGAGCTCGCGGGCGCCGACGTCGAAGACTTGGCCCGCGAGCCCGGGCAGACCCGCTGGCGCATCGTCGGCAAGGGCGGCGTGGTGCGCACGGTCGCGCTGTCCGAGCCGCTCGCGGCCACGCTCGACGAGTACGTCACGGGGCTGCGGCCACGCCTGGCCGCGCTGCGCCCCGACGACGACGACGCCCAGCGCGCCCTGCTGCTCACCTGGCGGGGCCGGCGCGTGGACACCCAGGCCATCCGCGGCCTCCTCGCCCGCGCCGTCGGACGGATGCCGGCCCCGTACCGCCGCCCGGCGACCCCGCACGCCCTGCGGCACACCACCGCAACACTGCTGGTGGCTCAGGGCTGGGACGTCAAGGTGGTGGCCGAGCTGCTCGGCCACGCGTCGATCGCGACCACGGGGGTCTACCTGGACCGCATCGAGGGCGAGCTCGCGGCCGCGATCCGCGCGCACCCGCTCACGGCGACCCTCGACACCGCCCTGACCGCCGGGGCCGGCCGGGAGCCAGCCGGGCCACGCCGGTGA
- a CDS encoding Type 1 glutamine amidotransferase-like domain-containing protein, whose translation MIGTLVALGGGGFSMSDDGTSAIDDFLLDLTGKDHPRVCLMPTASGDADSYAQRFEAAFAGRAPTSVLSLFCHEPWGLLREAAANGTILARISAGMSCWFDGSSTDSFGPLAPLADGLGFVPASACPHYLGEPERPEKYRGWVADGSLGEGYAADDYTALLFRDGEFVEAVAERPGHPAFRVERVGAGESQEVDLPVRLLR comes from the coding sequence GTGATCGGCACACTCGTGGCCCTCGGTGGTGGCGGCTTCTCGATGTCTGACGACGGCACCTCAGCCATCGACGACTTCCTGCTGGACCTCACCGGCAAGGACCACCCGCGCGTATGCTTGATGCCCACCGCGAGTGGTGATGCTGACAGCTACGCCCAGCGTTTCGAGGCAGCATTCGCGGGACGCGCACCGACGTCCGTCCTCTCGCTGTTCTGCCATGAGCCGTGGGGTCTCCTGCGGGAGGCGGCAGCGAACGGCACGATCCTCGCGCGGATCAGCGCAGGCATGAGCTGCTGGTTCGACGGCTCGTCCACTGACTCGTTCGGGCCGCTCGCCCCGCTGGCCGACGGACTCGGCTTCGTGCCTGCGAGCGCCTGCCCGCACTACCTCGGCGAGCCGGAGCGGCCGGAGAAGTACCGGGGTTGGGTAGCCGACGGTTCACTGGGGGAGGGGTACGCCGCCGACGACTACACGGCGCTGCTGTTCCGCGACGGCGAGTTCGTGGAGGCCGTCGCGGAACGCCCAGGCCATCCCGCCTTTCGCGTCGAACGTGTCGGTGCGGGGGAGTCCCAGGAGGTCGACCTGCCGGTCCGTCTCCTGCGCTGA
- a CDS encoding type II toxin-antitoxin system PemK/MazF family toxin has protein sequence MIRGVVYQVDLGQAPRGHEQRGRRYGLVVSPSDMALSVVTVVPTSTSAGPAVYRPEMEVAGRATRFLVDQVRVIDIDYIGEPVDYLTRDQMAQIEHTLANYLGLLCPPAPD, from the coding sequence GTGATCCGCGGTGTCGTCTACCAGGTCGATCTCGGACAGGCGCCACGCGGGCACGAGCAGCGCGGCCGCCGCTACGGGTTGGTCGTCTCCCCGTCCGACATGGCCTTGTCGGTCGTGACCGTCGTCCCGACCTCGACCAGCGCCGGGCCTGCCGTCTACCGGCCCGAGATGGAGGTCGCGGGGCGCGCTACCCGGTTCCTGGTCGACCAGGTACGCGTGATCGACATCGACTACATCGGTGAGCCAGTCGACTACCTCACCCGCGACCAGATGGCCCAGATCGAGCACACCCTGGCCAATTACCTCGGACTGCTGTGCCCACCAGCCCCAGACTGA